The following proteins are encoded in a genomic region of Alnus glutinosa chromosome 8, dhAlnGlut1.1, whole genome shotgun sequence:
- the LOC133875251 gene encoding uncharacterized protein LOC133875251 — translation MQSPQNLLLLAKTPNLNPSYPLFLPKLTFSNSRKPRFCGQNGVRCMAGRSEKKKKGGGASPGRIEGDANFRRAVKDGARRKSKKLAESRFYRLRRNPKSQNQADNFTDDELQQIGLGYDRMVRFMEKDDPNLRHPFDWYKYGEFGPYSWRGVVVGDPIRGRFSDEQVTLISEVRDQEEWEKIEQFEMASDYGRRLNEMDRSEGFKHFWVFVRHPKWRLNELPWQQWTLVCEVVVEGGKGRLDKWSLMGRLGNKSRAQITQCAAWMRPDIIYVKKPVYQCRFEPQEAFLKGLMPLLDPTTEKEFLFQVRSEDGSVEMCTYFGGLCKIVRASPKAFVDDVVKAYERLSDERKSDCLEFLLSNHPVPLLHPYTKEWKAKLEEMELGCDAPDDDEDDRAGETEIVDWIEDDGDDDDEQDDIVMDMEEEEEEEEAGDTELGIEEEDSSMEDEKKSWDEEFKKAVNSADAMEMLAKRSVQTTTKYYEQQLRAMGEAEQKGKENVGLEGKVNVAEDGDETAMRGKRPKVSPEEWKYAGIGPWRRRIKKSRIPPELFLRAAVRPFTYRNLVKEIVLVRHGIVDGDFSRKA, via the coding sequence atgcaGAGTCCGCAGAACCTCTTATTACTAGCTAAAACCCCAAACCTAAACCCCTCTTATCCTCTCTTCCTCCCCAAACTCACCTTCTCAAACTCACGAAAGCCCCGATTCTGCGGCCAAAATGGTGTCCGGTGCATGGCGGGGCGCagcgagaagaagaagaagggcgGAGGGGCGTCGCCGGGCCGCATCGAGGGCGACGCCAATTTCCGCCGGGCCGTGAAGGATGGGGCGCGGCGCAAGAGCAAGAAGCTCGCCGAGTCCCGCTTCTACCGCCTCCGCAGGAACCCCAAGAGCCAGAACCAGGCCGACAACTTCACCGACGACGAGCTCCAGCAGATCGGCCTCGGCTACGACCGGATGGTCCGTTTCATGGAAAAAGACGACCCCAATCTGCGCCACCCCTTCGACTGGTACAAGTACGGCGAGTTCGGGCCCTACTCCTGGCGCGGCGTCGTCGTCGGCGACCCCATTCGCGGCCGCTTCTCGGACGAGCAGGTGACCTTGATTAGCGAGGTGAGGGACCAGGAAGAGTGGGAGAAGATTGAGCAGTTCGAAATGGCTTCAGATTACGGGAGAAGATTGAACGAAATGGATAGGAGTGAAGGGTTTAAACACTTCTGGGTGTTTGTGAGGCACCCCAAGTGGAGGCTCAACGAGCTGCCATGGCAGCAGTGGACATTGGTCTGTGAGGTCGTCGTCGAAGGCGGTAAAGGGAGGTTGGACAAGTGGAGTCTCATGGGTAGGCTCGGGAACAAGTCCAGGGCGCAGATAACCCAATGCGCGGCGTGGATGAGGCCGGACATCATATACGTGAAGAAGCCGGTGTATCAGTGTAGGTTCGAACCTCAGGAGGCTTTCTTGAAGGGGTTGATGCCGTTGTTGGATCCGACCACGGAGAAGGAGTTCTTGTTCCAGGTGAGGAGCGAGGATGGGAGCGTGGAGATGTGCACTTATTTCGGCGGCTTGTGTAAGATCGTGAGGGCGAGTCCCAAGGCATTTGTGGACGATGTGGTGAAGGCGTACGAGAGGCTGAGCGACGAGAGGAAGTCTGATTGCTTGGAGTTCTTGTTGAGCAATCATCCGGTGCCGTTGTTGCATCCGTATACGAAGGAGTGGAAGGCGAAGTTGGAGGAGATGGAGTTGGGGTGCGATGCGCCggatgatgatgaggacgaCCGTGCCGGTGAGACCGAGATTGTAGATTGGATTGAGGATGATGGTGATGACGACGATGAGCAAGATGATATAGTTATGGacatggaagaagaagaagaagaagaagaagctggaGATACGGAATTGGGTATTGAAGAAGAGGATTCGAGTATGGAAGATGAGAAAAAGTCATGGGATGAGGAGTTCAAAAAGGCTGTGAACAGCGCCGATGCAATGGAGATGTTAGCGAAACGCAGCGTGCAAACGACTACTAAATACTATGAGCAGCAGTTGAGGGCAATGGGAGAAGCAGagcaaaagggaaaagaaaatgttgGGCTGGAGGGAAAAGTGAATGTTGCAGAGGATGGAGATGAAACCGCTATGAGGGGGAAAAGGCCGAAAGTGAGCCCAGAAGAATGGAAGTATGCTGGGATTGGTCCATGGAGGAGAAGGATCAAGAAGAGTAGGATTCCTCCGGAGCTGTTTTTGCGAGCAGCAGTAAGACCATTCACGTATAGAAATCTTGTGAAGGAGATTGTTTTGGTGAGGCATGGAATTGTGGATGGTGATTTTAGTAGGAAGGCTTGA